In one Alosa alosa isolate M-15738 ecotype Scorff River chromosome 14, AALO_Geno_1.1, whole genome shotgun sequence genomic region, the following are encoded:
- the nfat5b gene encoding nuclear factor of activated T-cells 5 isoform X1: MPSDFISLLSADLDLNSPKSLYSKESVYDLLPKELQLPPTTEPNIGVMSQKSGGEAGPPPSAAFASDASSTSSPLTMGSPCSAFPTSSSSKTHSSTSATVRPPASSTCTPGEVSSRGLSELLDAEGKLCGSSSTTRSMGKKGGGGGGGGGGCGGGGGGMAAQQTQPHHQMTPSKRSVLNISPPPEDLFDDSRMSCQDELSLDSEQSNSIWTDNSVSNFSIISSSSYNDNTEVPRKARKRTPRQRPGPKPISQQETSMDMFDADSAKAPHFVLSQLGPDSKAGTKGSSTDGPQGPGPKGGILCGQFPQKSEGKELKILVQPETQHRARYLTEGSRGSVKDRTQQGFPTVKLEGLNDLVVLQVFVGNDVGRVKPHGFYQACRVTGRNTTACREVDIEGTTVIEVSLEPSNNMTLAVDCVGILKLRNADVEARIGVAGSKKKSTRARLVFRVNIPRADGSVLTLQTPSSPILCTQPAGLPEILKKSLHSCSVNGGEEVFIIGKNFLKGTKVMFQENIGDEKSWKTEAEIDMELFHQNHVIAKVPPYQNPSISSPVSVGIFVVTSAGRSHDVHAFTYTPEPVNIEVPVKKEVSSPVKPCSYEQMKAMDSALISPVIPLVKREDVTPMEVSSNPLSSSVFKTQDVMNSTQQTSSIPTNNGSFSNTLPCQPGEQDQSQSTAFASKEALTTIQKQDIAPASSFPVSGKSMLPQGPFMMQGMEQERSNSNVSTVVSLSQLGDSSQQQTQQLPLLPLDEVAQLEQAVRQLQAKGYCSLPLQSENPLAKQQQQKQLQQQQLQQQQQQIQQQQQIQQQQIQQQQQQIQQQQQIQQQQQLQQQQQQQQQQQQLQQQQQQQLQQQQIQQQQLQQQQLQQQQQQQQQQQQQQQALENLQHQMFPPQIPMSQNPSQTMVQNSGSLFQSSQQQQQQQQQQQQQQQQQAALFQQAKDLLSIQTSFLQQTPSHASPPLFHNPSPMSDSQDPQGGLFHTPKTSPTQEQVQAALFQNSLSALNGSTLPAEPQASATSMFLSQNPLSGPLPVNGGHQQQLNFLNSLQTQSLETPSVFQNQAQMSAMQQSTPMDQQQCPQPPQPTPQQGNLFQNLTHSPSNKLPQTQPQQTGLLFCSNPLPSVNPEQASSLLFGNQAQMSPLSTNTMPSPEQPNPSLPFSQASMVTVNRPNSSEPMSFQNQTSVEANKPLQPSMFQDQQPMQLTPSSNGGSAQSVTLFMTQSNVSQELPQASLFASQNGVAGLQTTTSSPVQQPGALFQSAVNGTLNRPGQTQQPGLFLFDLQNDCGGLMNSAGTTLSDQIIAISQSGQNQREAEGQIQPMLTQSISESGTMQNSMTANQNIEKIDDLLVSLHEQGNNLSRSY, encoded by the exons ATGCTtcatccacctcctctcctctgaccaTGGGAAGTCCCTGCAGTGCTTTTCCCACCTCTTCCAGCTCTAAGACACACTCCTCTACCTCAGCCACTGTGCGGCCACCCGCATCCAGCACCTGCACTCCAGGAGAAGTAAGTAGTCGGGGGTTGTCTGAGCTGTTGGATGCAGAGGGCAAACTGTGTGgaagcagcagcaccaccaggtCCATgggaaagaaaggaggaggaggaggaggaggaggaggaggatgtggtggtggaggaggaggaatggcTGCCCAGCAGACCCAGCCGCATCACCAGATGACTCCATCCAAGCGCTCTGTGTTGAACATCTCGCCCCCGCCAGAGGACCTCTTTGATGACAGCCGCATGTCCTGTCAAGACGAGCTGTCGCTGGACTCGGAGCAGAGCAACAGCATCTGGACAGATAACTCTGTGTCTAACTTCAGCATCATCAGCTCCAGCTCCTACAACGACAACACAGAGGTGCCGCGCAAGGCCCGCAAGCGCACACCACGCCAGAGGCCCGGACCAAAGCCCATCTCGCAGCAGGAGACCAGCATGGACATGTTTGATGCCGACAGTGCCAAAGCACCACACTTTGTACTCTCCCAGCTGGGCCCGGACAGCAAGGCCGGCACCAAAGGAAG TTCCACAGACGGACCACAGGGGCCTGGTCCAAAAGGAGGCATTCTCTGTGGGCAGTTCCCTCAGAAGAGCGAGGGCAAGGAGCTGAAGATCCTTGTGCAGCCGGAGACGCAGCACAGAGCCCGCTACCTTACTGAAGGCAGCCGAGGGTCCGTCAAAGACCGCACCCAACAGGGTTTCCCCACTGTCAAG CTGGAAGGTCTGAATGATCTAGTGGTTCTGCAGGTGTTTGTGGGTAATGATGTGGGAAGAGTCAAGCCCCACGGGTTTTACCAGGCTTGTCGGGTAACTGGCCGTAACACCACAGCTTGCAGGGAAGTAGACATTGAGGGCACCACCGTCATTGAAGTATCCCTTGAGCCAAGCAACAACATGACTTTGGC GGTGGACTGTGTCGGGATCCTGAAACTGCGCAATGCAGACGTGGAGGCTCGCATCGGGGTGGCCGGCTCCAAGAAGAAGAGCACCCGGGCCAGGCTGGTGTTTCGGGTGAACATCCCACGGGCGGACGGCTCGGTGCTCACGTTACAGACACCCTCCTCGCCCATCCTGTGCA CCCAGCCTGCTGGTTTGCCGGAGATTTTGAAGAAGAGTCTCCACAGCTGCTCTGTAAATGGTGGAGAGGAAGTCTTCATCATCGGGAAGAACTTTCTCAAGGGCACCAAAGTCATGTTTCAGGAGAACATAGGAG ATGAGAAGTCATGGAAAACAGAGGCGGAAATCGACATGGAACTATTTCATCAG AACCATGTAATAGCAAAGGTCCCCCCTTATCAAAACCCCAGTATATCCTCTCCTGTATCTGTTGGGATCTTTGTGGTGACCAGCGCAGGCCGCTCTCATGATGTACACGCCTTTACTTACACTCCAGAACCCG TTAACATTGAGGTACCAGTGAAGAAAGAAGTGTCCTCTCCAGTGAAGCCCTGCTCCTATGAGCAGATGAAAG CTATGGATAGTGCCTTAATATCCCCGGTTATACCTCTTGTTAAAAGAGAAGATGTTACTCCAATGGAGGTGTCCAGTAACCCTTTGTCTTCAAGTGTCTTCAAG ACCCAAGATGTGATGAACTCAACTCAACAGACCTCCAGTATCCCCACCAACAATGGCTCCTTCTCCAACACCCTGCCTTGCCAGCCGGGTGAACAGGACCAGAGCCAAAGTACCGCTTTTGCCAGCAAAGAGGCCTTGACCACCATACAGAAACAGGACATTGCACCTGCTAGTTCTTTCCCAGTGTCTGGGAAGTCTATGCTCCCACAGGGACCTTTTATGATGCAGGGTATGGAGCAGGAGAGGTCTAACAGTAATGTGAGCACAGTGGTGTCTCTCTCCCAGCTGGGCGATTCTTCCCAGCAGCAAACCCAGCAGCTTCCGCTCCTACCTCTGGATGAGGTGGCACAACTGGAGCAAGCTGTCCGTCAGCTGCAAGCCAAGGGTTACTGCAGCCTTCCGCTGCAGTCAGAGAATCCACTGGctaaacagcagcagcagaaacagctgcagcagcaacaactgcaacagcagcagcaacaaattcagcagcaacagcagatTCAGCAGCAACAaatccagcagcaacagcagcagattcagcaacagcagcagattcagcagcagcaacagcttcaacaacaacaacaacaacaacagcaacaacaacaacttcaacaacagcaacagcagcagcttcaACAGCAGCAGATTCAGCAACAACAGCTTCAACAGCAAcagcttcagcagcagcagcagcagcagcaacaacagcagcagcagcagcaagcccTCGAGAACCTTCAACATCAGATGTTTCCACCGCAGATACCAATGTCCCAAAATCCTTCACAGACCATGGTACAGAACAGTGGCTCCCTCTTCCAGTCAtcccaacagcagcagcaacaacaacagcaacaacaacagcaacaacagcaacaggcaGCTCTCTTCCAGCAAGCCAAAGACCTCCTCTCGATCCAGACCAGTTTCCTCCAGCAGACTCCTTCCCACGCCTCACCACCTCTGTTCCACAACCCCAGTCCCATGTCTGACAGCCAGGACCCACAGGGAGGACTTTTTCACACCCCAAAGACATCTCCTACTCAGGAGCAGGTCCAAGCAGCCCTTTTCCAGAACAGTCTGTCAGCTCTGAACGGCTCCACTCTCCCAGCAGAACCCCAGGCCTCTGCTACGAGCATGTTCCTCTCCCAGAATCCTCTGTCCGGTCCGCTGCCGGTAAATGGAGGCCATCAACAGCAGCTCAATTTCCTGAACTCTCTGCAGACACAGAGTCTGGAGACTCCGTCTGTGTTCCAGAATCAGGCCCAAATGTCTGCCATGCAGCAAAGCACCCCTATGGACCAGCAGCAATGCCCACAGCCTCCGCAGCCTACCCCTCAACAGGGAAACCTCTTTCAgaacctcacacactcaccctccaaCAAACTCCCACAGACTCAGCCACAGCAAACTGGCCTGCTGTTCTGCAGCAACCCTCTGCCTTCTGTCAATCCTGAGCAGGCCTCGAGCCTGCTTTTTGGGAACCAGGCCCAGATGTCCCCTCTGAGCACCAATACCATGCCATCCCCAGAGCAGCCCAACCCCAGCCTTCCCTTCTCTCAAGCCAGCATGGTGACTGTGAACAGGCCGAACTCGTCGGAGCCCATGTCATTCCAAAACCAAACGTCTGTGGAAGCGAACAAGCCGCTCCAGCCCAGCATGTTCCAAGACCAGCAACCCATGCAGTTGACCCCCAGCTCTAATGGAGGGTCTGCGCAGTCTGTTACACTCTTCATGACCCAGTCTAACGTGTCCCAAGAGCTACCCCAGGCTTCACTGTTTGCCTCTCAGAATGGAGTAGCAGGGCTCCAGACCACCACCTCTTCGCCCGTGCAGCAGCCAGGAGCGCTGTTCCAGTCGGCAGTGAATGGGACCCTCAACCGGCCTGGACAGACCCAGCAGCCTGGACTCTTCCTGTTTGACCTGCAGAATG ATTGTGGTGGATTGATGAATTCTGCTGGAACCACGTTGTCGGATCAGATTATCGCCATCAGCCAGTCGGGTCAGAACCAGAGAGAGGCTGAGGGCCAGATCCAACCAATGCTCACCCAATCTATTTCTGAATCTGGCACAATGCAAAACAGCATGACTGCCAATCAGAACATAGAGAAAATCGATGACCTTCTTGTAAGCCTTCATGAGCAAGGCAACAACTTGTCTCGCTCCTATTAG
- the nfat5b gene encoding nuclear factor of activated T-cells 5 isoform X2 encodes MPSDFISLLSADLDLNSPKSLYSKESVYDLLPKELQLPPTTEPNIGVMSQKSGGEAGPPPSAAFASDASSTSSPLTMGSPCSAFPTSSSSKTHSSTSATVRPPASSTCTPGEVSSRGLSELLDAEGKLCGSSSTTRSMGKKGGGGGGGGGGCGGGGGGMAAQQTQPHHQMTPSKRSVLNISPPPEDLFDDSRMSCQDELSLDSEQSNSIWTDNSVSNFSIISSSSYNDNTEVPRKARKRTPRQRPGPKPISQQETSMDMFDADSAKAPHFVLSQLGPDSKAGTKGSSTDGPQGPGPKGGILCGQFPQKSEGKELKILVQPETQHRARYLTEGSRGSVKDRTQQGFPTVKLEGLNDLVVLQVFVGNDVGRVKPHGFYQACRVTGRNTTACREVDIEGTTVIEVSLEPSNNMTLAVDCVGILKLRNADVEARIGVAGSKKKSTRARLVFRVNIPRADGSVLTLQTPSSPILCTQPAGLPEILKKSLHSCSVNGGEEVFIIGKNFLKGTKVMFQENIGDEKSWKTEAEIDMELFHQNHVIAKVPPYQNPSISSPVSVGIFVVTSAGRSHDVHAFTYTPEPVNIEVPVKKEVSSPVKPCSYEQMKAMDSALISPVIPLVKREDVTPMEVSSNPLSSSVFKTQDVMNSTQQTSSIPTNNGSFSNTLPCQPGEQDQSQSTAFASKEALTTIQKQDIAPASSFPVSGKSMLPQGPFMMQGMEQERSNSNVSTVVSLSQLGDSSQQQTQQLPLLPLDEVAQLEQAVRQLQAKGYCSLPLQSENPLAKQQQQKQLQQQQLQQQQQQIQQQQQIQQQQIQQQQQQIQQQQQIQQQQQLQQQQQQQQQQQQLQQQQQQQLQQQQIQQQQLQQQQLQQQQQQQQQQQQQQQALENLQHQMFPPQIPMSQNPSQTMVQNSGSLFQSSQQQQQQQQQQQQQQQQQAALFQQAKDLLSIQTSFLQQTPSHASPPLFHNPSPMSDSQDPQGGLFHTPKTSPTQEQVQAALFQNSLSALNGSTLPAEPQASATSMFLSQNPLSGPLPVNGGHQQQLNFLNSLQTQSLETPSVFQNQAQMSAMQQSTPMDQQQCPQPPQPTPQQGNLFQNLTHSPSNKLPQTQPQQTGLLFCSNPLPSVNPEQASSLLFGNQAQMSPLSTNTMPSPEQPNPSLPFSQASMVTVNRPNSSEPMSFQNQTSVEANKPLQPSMFQDQQPMQLTPSSNGGSAQSVTLFMTQSNVSQELPQASLFASQNGVAGLQTTTSSPVQQPGALFQSAVNGTLNRPGQTQQPGLFLFDLQNDCGGLMNSAGTTLSDQIIAISQSGQNQREAEGQIQPMLTQSISESGTMQNSMTANQNIEKIDDLLVPQL; translated from the exons ATGCTtcatccacctcctctcctctgaccaTGGGAAGTCCCTGCAGTGCTTTTCCCACCTCTTCCAGCTCTAAGACACACTCCTCTACCTCAGCCACTGTGCGGCCACCCGCATCCAGCACCTGCACTCCAGGAGAAGTAAGTAGTCGGGGGTTGTCTGAGCTGTTGGATGCAGAGGGCAAACTGTGTGgaagcagcagcaccaccaggtCCATgggaaagaaaggaggaggaggaggaggaggaggaggaggatgtggtggtggaggaggaggaatggcTGCCCAGCAGACCCAGCCGCATCACCAGATGACTCCATCCAAGCGCTCTGTGTTGAACATCTCGCCCCCGCCAGAGGACCTCTTTGATGACAGCCGCATGTCCTGTCAAGACGAGCTGTCGCTGGACTCGGAGCAGAGCAACAGCATCTGGACAGATAACTCTGTGTCTAACTTCAGCATCATCAGCTCCAGCTCCTACAACGACAACACAGAGGTGCCGCGCAAGGCCCGCAAGCGCACACCACGCCAGAGGCCCGGACCAAAGCCCATCTCGCAGCAGGAGACCAGCATGGACATGTTTGATGCCGACAGTGCCAAAGCACCACACTTTGTACTCTCCCAGCTGGGCCCGGACAGCAAGGCCGGCACCAAAGGAAG TTCCACAGACGGACCACAGGGGCCTGGTCCAAAAGGAGGCATTCTCTGTGGGCAGTTCCCTCAGAAGAGCGAGGGCAAGGAGCTGAAGATCCTTGTGCAGCCGGAGACGCAGCACAGAGCCCGCTACCTTACTGAAGGCAGCCGAGGGTCCGTCAAAGACCGCACCCAACAGGGTTTCCCCACTGTCAAG CTGGAAGGTCTGAATGATCTAGTGGTTCTGCAGGTGTTTGTGGGTAATGATGTGGGAAGAGTCAAGCCCCACGGGTTTTACCAGGCTTGTCGGGTAACTGGCCGTAACACCACAGCTTGCAGGGAAGTAGACATTGAGGGCACCACCGTCATTGAAGTATCCCTTGAGCCAAGCAACAACATGACTTTGGC GGTGGACTGTGTCGGGATCCTGAAACTGCGCAATGCAGACGTGGAGGCTCGCATCGGGGTGGCCGGCTCCAAGAAGAAGAGCACCCGGGCCAGGCTGGTGTTTCGGGTGAACATCCCACGGGCGGACGGCTCGGTGCTCACGTTACAGACACCCTCCTCGCCCATCCTGTGCA CCCAGCCTGCTGGTTTGCCGGAGATTTTGAAGAAGAGTCTCCACAGCTGCTCTGTAAATGGTGGAGAGGAAGTCTTCATCATCGGGAAGAACTTTCTCAAGGGCACCAAAGTCATGTTTCAGGAGAACATAGGAG ATGAGAAGTCATGGAAAACAGAGGCGGAAATCGACATGGAACTATTTCATCAG AACCATGTAATAGCAAAGGTCCCCCCTTATCAAAACCCCAGTATATCCTCTCCTGTATCTGTTGGGATCTTTGTGGTGACCAGCGCAGGCCGCTCTCATGATGTACACGCCTTTACTTACACTCCAGAACCCG TTAACATTGAGGTACCAGTGAAGAAAGAAGTGTCCTCTCCAGTGAAGCCCTGCTCCTATGAGCAGATGAAAG CTATGGATAGTGCCTTAATATCCCCGGTTATACCTCTTGTTAAAAGAGAAGATGTTACTCCAATGGAGGTGTCCAGTAACCCTTTGTCTTCAAGTGTCTTCAAG ACCCAAGATGTGATGAACTCAACTCAACAGACCTCCAGTATCCCCACCAACAATGGCTCCTTCTCCAACACCCTGCCTTGCCAGCCGGGTGAACAGGACCAGAGCCAAAGTACCGCTTTTGCCAGCAAAGAGGCCTTGACCACCATACAGAAACAGGACATTGCACCTGCTAGTTCTTTCCCAGTGTCTGGGAAGTCTATGCTCCCACAGGGACCTTTTATGATGCAGGGTATGGAGCAGGAGAGGTCTAACAGTAATGTGAGCACAGTGGTGTCTCTCTCCCAGCTGGGCGATTCTTCCCAGCAGCAAACCCAGCAGCTTCCGCTCCTACCTCTGGATGAGGTGGCACAACTGGAGCAAGCTGTCCGTCAGCTGCAAGCCAAGGGTTACTGCAGCCTTCCGCTGCAGTCAGAGAATCCACTGGctaaacagcagcagcagaaacagctgcagcagcaacaactgcaacagcagcagcaacaaattcagcagcaacagcagatTCAGCAGCAACAaatccagcagcaacagcagcagattcagcaacagcagcagattcagcagcagcaacagcttcaacaacaacaacaacaacaacagcaacaacaacaacttcaacaacagcaacagcagcagcttcaACAGCAGCAGATTCAGCAACAACAGCTTCAACAGCAAcagcttcagcagcagcagcagcagcagcaacaacagcagcagcagcagcaagcccTCGAGAACCTTCAACATCAGATGTTTCCACCGCAGATACCAATGTCCCAAAATCCTTCACAGACCATGGTACAGAACAGTGGCTCCCTCTTCCAGTCAtcccaacagcagcagcaacaacaacagcaacaacaacagcaacaacagcaacaggcaGCTCTCTTCCAGCAAGCCAAAGACCTCCTCTCGATCCAGACCAGTTTCCTCCAGCAGACTCCTTCCCACGCCTCACCACCTCTGTTCCACAACCCCAGTCCCATGTCTGACAGCCAGGACCCACAGGGAGGACTTTTTCACACCCCAAAGACATCTCCTACTCAGGAGCAGGTCCAAGCAGCCCTTTTCCAGAACAGTCTGTCAGCTCTGAACGGCTCCACTCTCCCAGCAGAACCCCAGGCCTCTGCTACGAGCATGTTCCTCTCCCAGAATCCTCTGTCCGGTCCGCTGCCGGTAAATGGAGGCCATCAACAGCAGCTCAATTTCCTGAACTCTCTGCAGACACAGAGTCTGGAGACTCCGTCTGTGTTCCAGAATCAGGCCCAAATGTCTGCCATGCAGCAAAGCACCCCTATGGACCAGCAGCAATGCCCACAGCCTCCGCAGCCTACCCCTCAACAGGGAAACCTCTTTCAgaacctcacacactcaccctccaaCAAACTCCCACAGACTCAGCCACAGCAAACTGGCCTGCTGTTCTGCAGCAACCCTCTGCCTTCTGTCAATCCTGAGCAGGCCTCGAGCCTGCTTTTTGGGAACCAGGCCCAGATGTCCCCTCTGAGCACCAATACCATGCCATCCCCAGAGCAGCCCAACCCCAGCCTTCCCTTCTCTCAAGCCAGCATGGTGACTGTGAACAGGCCGAACTCGTCGGAGCCCATGTCATTCCAAAACCAAACGTCTGTGGAAGCGAACAAGCCGCTCCAGCCCAGCATGTTCCAAGACCAGCAACCCATGCAGTTGACCCCCAGCTCTAATGGAGGGTCTGCGCAGTCTGTTACACTCTTCATGACCCAGTCTAACGTGTCCCAAGAGCTACCCCAGGCTTCACTGTTTGCCTCTCAGAATGGAGTAGCAGGGCTCCAGACCACCACCTCTTCGCCCGTGCAGCAGCCAGGAGCGCTGTTCCAGTCGGCAGTGAATGGGACCCTCAACCGGCCTGGACAGACCCAGCAGCCTGGACTCTTCCTGTTTGACCTGCAGAATG ATTGTGGTGGATTGATGAATTCTGCTGGAACCACGTTGTCGGATCAGATTATCGCCATCAGCCAGTCGGGTCAGAACCAGAGAGAGGCTGAGGGCCAGATCCAACCAATGCTCACCCAATCTATTTCTGAATCTGGCACAATGCAAAACAGCATGACTGCCAATCAGAACATAGAGAAAATCGATGACCTTCTT GTTCCTCAACTTTGA